A window from Streptomyces sp. NBC_00271 encodes these proteins:
- a CDS encoding AI-2E family transporter — MSRVPGLLGRLGAGLTELGARLDERRAEVEKESGGSLDLIEETDDRSPRGSTTTVRTDAKPSAPPADAAPESTPERAPGSDSDAEPSAVSAPAPVPHYTRGPETDTRPDPVLAVPWGVRVAAETGWRLLVLAGTLWVLMRVISAVQLVVLAFVAALLITALLQPTVARLKRLGFPRGLATALTAILGFVIMGLVGWFVVWQVQENIDNLSNQIQDGIDELRKWLLNSPFHVTDKQINEIAKNLREAIGANTDQITSAGLEGVTVIVEALTGILLTMFSTLFLLYDGKRIWEWTLKLVPAAARPGVAGAGPRAWRTLTAYVRGTVIVALIDAIFIGLGIYFLNVPMAVPLAVFIFLFAFIPLVGAVVSGALAVVVAVVTQGVFTALMTLLVVLAVQQIEGHILQPFILGRAVRVHPLAVVLSVAAGGLVAGIGGAVVAVPLVAVTNTVVGYLRSYSREPALRHAPEPRGATALDVAPVRPPSP; from the coding sequence ATGTCGAGAGTGCCAGGGTTGCTCGGCCGGCTCGGCGCCGGGCTGACCGAGCTGGGTGCGCGGTTGGACGAGCGCCGCGCCGAGGTGGAGAAGGAGTCGGGGGGCTCGCTCGACCTGATCGAGGAGACCGACGACCGGTCGCCGCGCGGCTCCACGACGACGGTACGGACGGACGCGAAGCCTTCCGCGCCCCCTGCCGACGCCGCTCCCGAATCCACCCCCGAACGTGCACCCGGATCCGATTCCGATGCGGAGCCCTCCGCCGTTTCCGCCCCCGCTCCCGTCCCCCACTACACCCGTGGGCCGGAGACGGACACCCGGCCCGATCCCGTCCTGGCCGTGCCGTGGGGCGTACGGGTCGCGGCCGAGACCGGCTGGCGGCTGCTCGTTCTCGCGGGCACGCTCTGGGTGTTGATGCGGGTGATCAGCGCCGTACAACTGGTCGTACTGGCCTTCGTCGCCGCGCTGCTCATCACCGCGCTCCTTCAGCCCACCGTGGCGCGCCTGAAGCGACTGGGATTCCCCAGGGGCCTCGCCACCGCGCTCACCGCGATCCTCGGCTTCGTCATCATGGGGCTGGTCGGCTGGTTCGTGGTCTGGCAGGTCCAGGAGAACATCGACAACCTCTCGAACCAGATCCAGGACGGCATCGACGAGTTGCGCAAGTGGCTCCTCAACAGCCCGTTCCATGTGACGGACAAGCAGATCAACGAGATCGCCAAGAACCTGCGGGAGGCGATCGGTGCGAACACGGACCAGATCACGTCGGCGGGGCTGGAGGGCGTGACGGTCATAGTGGAAGCCCTGACCGGCATCCTCCTGACGATGTTCTCGACGCTCTTCCTTCTCTACGACGGCAAGCGGATCTGGGAGTGGACGCTGAAGCTGGTGCCGGCGGCGGCGCGACCGGGGGTGGCCGGAGCGGGGCCCCGTGCGTGGCGGACCCTGACGGCCTATGTGCGCGGCACGGTGATAGTGGCTCTGATCGACGCGATCTTCATCGGCCTCGGCATCTACTTCCTGAACGTCCCCATGGCCGTGCCCCTCGCCGTCTTCATCTTCCTCTTCGCGTTCATTCCGCTGGTGGGCGCGGTGGTGTCGGGGGCGTTGGCGGTGGTGGTCGCGGTGGTGACGCAGGGTGTGTTCACCGCGCTGATGACGTTGCTCGTCGTGCTCGCGGTCCAGCAGATCGAGGGCCACATCCTCCAGCCGTTCATTCTGGGGCGGGCCGTGCGGGTGCATCCGCTGGCGGTGGTGCTGTCCGTCGCGGCGGGTGGGCTGGTCGCCGGGATCGGCGGGGCCGTGGTGGCGGTGCCGCTGGTGGCGGTCACCAACACGGTGGTGGGATACCTGCGTTCGTACTCCCGCGAGCCGGCACTCCGGCACGCGCCGGAGCCGCGGGGCGCCACAGCGCTGGATGTGGCCCCGGTACGCCCCCCATCTCCGTGA
- a CDS encoding alkyl hydroperoxide reductase — MSLDELKSALPDYAKDLRLNLGSVIGNSDLPQQQLWGTVLACAIAARSPRVLRELEPEAKAQLSPEAYTAAKSAAAIMAMNNVFYRTRHLLSDPEYGTLRAGLRMNVIGNPGVEKVDFELWSLAVSAVNGCGQCLDSHEQVLRKAGVDRETIQEAFKIASVIQAVATTLDAEAVLAE; from the coding sequence ATGTCCCTCGACGAACTGAAGTCCGCCCTGCCGGACTACGCGAAGGACCTACGTCTCAACCTCGGCTCGGTCATCGGCAACTCGGACCTTCCGCAGCAGCAGCTGTGGGGGACGGTGCTGGCGTGCGCGATCGCGGCGCGGTCGCCGCGGGTGCTGCGGGAGCTGGAGCCGGAGGCGAAGGCTCAGCTGTCGCCGGAGGCGTACACCGCCGCCAAGTCGGCTGCCGCGATCATGGCGATGAACAACGTCTTCTACCGCACGCGGCACCTGCTGTCGGACCCCGAGTACGGGACCCTGCGGGCCGGTCTGCGGATGAACGTCATCGGCAACCCCGGTGTCGAGAAGGTCGACTTCGAGCTGTGGTCGTTGGCGGTGTCCGCGGTGAACGGCTGCGGGCAGTGTCTTGACTCCCATGAGCAGGTGCTCCGCAAGGCGGGCGTCGACCGGGAGACGATCCAGGAGGCGTTCAAGATCGCTTCCGTGATCCAGGCGGTCGCCACGACCCTGGACGCCGAAGCCGTTCTCGCGGAGTAA
- a CDS encoding peroxiredoxin has product MLTVGDKFPEFDLTACVSLEKGEEFQQINHKTYEGQWKVIFAWPKDFTFVCPTEIAAFGKLNDEFADRDAQVLGFSGDSEFVHHAWRKDHDDLRDLPFPMMADSKHELMRDLGIEGEDGFAKRAVFIVDQNNEIQFSMVTAGSVGRNPKEVLRVLDALQTDELCPCNWTKGENTLDPVALLAGE; this is encoded by the coding sequence GTGCTCACTGTCGGTGACAAGTTCCCCGAGTTCGATCTGACCGCCTGTGTCTCGCTGGAGAAGGGCGAGGAGTTCCAGCAGATCAACCACAAGACCTACGAGGGTCAGTGGAAGGTGATCTTCGCATGGCCCAAGGACTTCACCTTCGTGTGCCCGACCGAGATCGCGGCCTTCGGCAAGCTGAACGACGAGTTCGCCGACCGTGACGCTCAGGTGCTCGGCTTCTCCGGCGACTCCGAGTTCGTGCACCACGCCTGGCGCAAGGACCACGACGACCTGCGTGACCTGCCCTTCCCGATGATGGCCGACTCGAAGCACGAGCTCATGCGGGACCTCGGCATCGAGGGCGAGGACGGCTTCGCCAAGCGTGCGGTGTTCATCGTCGACCAGAACAACGAGATCCAGTTCTCCATGGTGACCGCCGGTTCCGTCGGCCGTAACCCCAAGGAGGTCCTCCGGGTCCTCGACGCGCTCCAGACGGACGAGCTCTGCCCGTGCAACTGGACCAAGGGCGAGAACACCCTCGACCCGGTGGCGCTCCTGGCGGGTGAGTAA
- a CDS encoding LysR substrate-binding domain-containing protein, with translation MASPMGNAGSKGNGRRQPSLAQLRAFAAVAEHLHFRDAAAAIGMSQPALSGAVSVLEETLGVTLLERTTRKVLLSPAGERLAVRAKAVLAEVGALMEEAEAVRAPFTGALRLGVIPTVAPYLLPTVLNLVHDRYPDLDLQVHEEQTANLLDGLTSGRLDLLLLAVPLGVPGMTELPLFDEDFVLVTPLDHALGGREGIPREALRELNLLLLDEGHCLRDQALDICREAGREDAPVTTTAAGLSTLVQLVAGGLGCTLLPRTAVKVETTRSNQLLTGYFADPAPTRRIALAMRAGAARGGEYEELAAALREALRPLPVRVWDRDA, from the coding sequence ATGGCCAGCCCGATGGGCAACGCAGGCTCCAAGGGGAACGGGCGCCGTCAGCCGAGCCTCGCCCAGCTGCGCGCCTTCGCCGCCGTGGCCGAGCACCTGCACTTCCGTGACGCGGCCGCCGCGATCGGCATGAGCCAGCCCGCGCTGTCGGGCGCGGTATCCGTCCTGGAGGAGACGCTCGGCGTGACCCTCCTGGAGCGTACGACCCGCAAGGTGCTGCTCTCACCCGCCGGCGAGCGTCTCGCCGTACGCGCGAAGGCGGTACTGGCCGAGGTCGGCGCGCTCATGGAGGAGGCGGAGGCGGTACGGGCGCCGTTCACCGGGGCGCTGCGCCTCGGCGTCATCCCCACCGTCGCGCCCTACCTCCTGCCCACCGTCCTCAACCTGGTCCACGACCGCTACCCGGACCTCGACCTCCAGGTCCACGAGGAGCAGACCGCCAACCTCCTCGACGGGCTGACCTCCGGCCGTCTCGACCTGCTGCTGCTCGCCGTCCCCCTCGGTGTGCCCGGTATGACCGAACTCCCGCTGTTCGACGAGGACTTCGTGCTCGTCACCCCGCTCGACCACGCACTCGGCGGCCGGGAGGGAATCCCCCGCGAAGCCCTGCGCGAGCTCAACCTGCTGCTGCTCGACGAGGGGCACTGTCTGCGCGACCAGGCCCTCGACATCTGCCGCGAGGCGGGCCGGGAGGACGCGCCGGTCACCACCACGGCTGCGGGCCTGTCCACCCTGGTCCAGCTCGTCGCCGGCGGCCTCGGCTGCACCCTGCTGCCGCGCACCGCCGTCAAGGTCGAGACGACCCGCAGCAACCAGCTCCTCACCGGCTACTTCGCGGACCCGGCGCCGACCCGGCGGATCGCGCTGGCGATGCGCGCCGGGGCCGCGCGCGGCGGCGAGTACGAAGAACTGGCCGCAGCGCTCCGAGAAGCGCTGCGGCCACTGCCGGTACGGGTGTGGGACCGGGACGCCTGA
- a CDS encoding ABC transporter permease, translated as MSAAPSVRQWSRDLAMGAKFAFTGGREGWMRAVLTAVGVGLGVALLLLTTALPSALQARSDREKARTDITFTDVGIPKASDRTLLVAAVDDTYRDKDIRGREVQPEGARAPLPPGVKKIPAPGEMVVSPALADLLKSDSGKLLRERLPYRTIGTIGEPGLVGASELSFYAGADNLAPRIDGSRVTRIDHFGEPLGPPDKLDPVLLLLIIVVFVVLLLPVGVFIAAAVRFGGERRDRRLAALRLVGSDSRMTRRIAAGEALSGAVLGLAFGTVFFLLARQLAGSVEIFGKSVFPSYLNPTPALAALVAVAVPAAAVLVTLLALRGVVIEPLGVVRAAKPARRRLWWRLLLPIGGLAMLYPMIGKGNSNGNFNQYLVIGGVLLLLIGVTALLPWIVETVVARLGSGSVSWQLAIRRLQLSSGTAARMVNGIAVAVAGAIALQMLFAGVEGDYTKDTSNDLQRAQMQIRLPYDVPLDQAREQLARTKGVRQVTAIGSGSLGDRKQDPNTSTTATVGNCASLREVATLPTCRDGDVFLVKGPDSDLDAAKLAKPGRTLYMDPSYAESYRGRQAAWTVPQDIKAARIRTDATNGLTGGILFTPSALPAGAAQTIEGNAYLQIDQSTPDVYDIVRNTTAKLSPLAHAWTWASTEQDNRYTSIRTGLSVGAACVLFLIGASLLVSQLEQLRERKKLLSVLVAFGTRRRTLSLSVLWQTAIPIALGLLLASVVGVTLGVVLQKMTSVSVRVDWPSLLSMTGIGAGVVLLVTALSLPPLLRLMRPDGLRTE; from the coding sequence ATGAGCGCCGCTCCCAGCGTCCGGCAGTGGTCCAGAGACCTGGCCATGGGCGCCAAGTTCGCCTTCACCGGCGGACGCGAGGGCTGGATGCGTGCGGTCCTCACGGCCGTCGGGGTCGGGCTCGGCGTCGCGCTGCTGCTGCTCACCACGGCGCTGCCGAGTGCGCTCCAGGCCCGCAGCGACCGCGAGAAGGCCCGTACGGACATCACGTTCACCGATGTGGGCATACCCAAGGCGTCCGATCGGACCCTTCTCGTCGCGGCCGTCGACGACACCTACCGCGACAAGGACATCCGCGGACGCGAGGTGCAACCCGAGGGGGCCCGGGCGCCGCTGCCGCCGGGGGTGAAGAAGATCCCGGCGCCGGGCGAGATGGTGGTCTCCCCCGCGCTGGCGGACCTGCTGAAGTCCGACAGCGGGAAACTGCTGCGCGAGCGGCTGCCCTACCGCACCATCGGCACCATCGGGGAGCCCGGTCTCGTCGGCGCGAGCGAACTCAGCTTCTACGCGGGCGCCGACAACCTCGCCCCGAGGATCGACGGCTCCAGAGTGACCCGTATCGACCACTTCGGGGAGCCCCTCGGACCGCCCGACAAACTGGACCCGGTACTCCTCCTCCTGATCATCGTCGTCTTCGTGGTGCTGCTGCTGCCGGTCGGTGTCTTCATCGCCGCGGCCGTGCGCTTCGGCGGCGAGCGGCGCGACCGGCGGCTCGCGGCACTGCGCCTGGTCGGCTCCGACAGCCGGATGACCCGGCGGATCGCCGCGGGCGAGGCGCTCTCGGGCGCCGTCCTCGGGCTGGCCTTCGGCACGGTCTTCTTCCTGCTGGCCCGTCAACTGGCGGGATCCGTCGAGATCTTCGGCAAGAGCGTGTTCCCGAGCTATCTGAACCCCACGCCCGCACTGGCCGCCCTGGTCGCCGTCGCGGTGCCCGCGGCCGCGGTCCTCGTCACCCTGCTCGCACTGCGCGGGGTCGTCATCGAGCCGCTCGGAGTGGTCCGTGCGGCCAAGCCCGCGCGGCGCCGGCTGTGGTGGCGACTGCTGCTGCCGATCGGCGGACTCGCGATGCTCTACCCGATGATCGGCAAGGGCAACTCCAACGGAAACTTCAACCAGTACCTGGTGATCGGCGGTGTCCTGCTGCTCCTGATCGGCGTCACGGCGCTGCTGCCCTGGATCGTCGAAACGGTCGTCGCCCGGCTCGGATCCGGCTCGGTGTCCTGGCAACTCGCCATCCGCAGACTCCAGTTGAGCAGCGGTACGGCGGCCCGCATGGTCAACGGCATCGCGGTCGCGGTGGCCGGCGCCATCGCCCTGCAAATGCTGTTCGCCGGGGTCGAGGGCGACTACACCAAGGACACGTCGAACGACCTCCAGCGGGCGCAGATGCAGATCCGCCTCCCGTACGACGTCCCGCTCGACCAGGCCCGCGAGCAGCTCGCGCGGACCAAGGGCGTACGACAGGTCACCGCGATCGGCTCCGGTTCGCTGGGCGACCGGAAGCAGGACCCCAACACGTCCACGACCGCGACCGTCGGCAACTGCGCGTCGCTGCGCGAGGTGGCCACGCTGCCGACGTGCCGCGACGGCGACGTCTTCCTCGTCAAGGGCCCCGACAGCGACCTGGACGCGGCGAAGCTCGCCAAGCCCGGCCGAACCCTCTACATGGACCCCTCCTACGCCGAGAGCTACAGGGGCAGGCAGGCCGCCTGGACCGTGCCGCAGGACATCAAGGCAGCCCGGATCCGCACGGATGCGACGAACGGTCTGACCGGCGGCATCCTGTTCACCCCGAGCGCACTGCCGGCCGGGGCCGCACAGACGATCGAGGGCAACGCCTACCTGCAGATCGACCAGTCGACACCGGACGTCTACGACATCGTTCGCAACACCACGGCGAAGCTCAGCCCGCTGGCCCACGCCTGGACCTGGGCGTCGACCGAGCAGGACAACCGCTACACCTCCATCCGCACCGGCCTGTCCGTCGGCGCGGCCTGCGTCCTGTTCCTGATCGGCGCGAGCCTGCTGGTCTCCCAGCTGGAACAGCTGCGCGAGCGAAAGAAGCTGCTCTCCGTCCTGGTCGCCTTCGGCACTCGACGCCGCACGCTGAGCCTGTCGGTGCTCTGGCAGACCGCGATCCCGATCGCGCTGGGTCTGTTGCTCGCTTCCGTGGTCGGCGTGACCCTGGGCGTGGTCCTGCAGAAGATGACGAGCGTCTCGGTGCGCGTGGACTGGCCGAGCCTGCTGTCGATGACCGGCATCGGCGCGGGAGTCGTCCTGCTGGTGACCGCACTCAGCCTGCCGCCGCTGCTGCGGCTGATGCGACCGGACGGCCTGCGTACCGAGTGA
- a CDS encoding ABC transporter ATP-binding protein yields MTPAGSLLTAHDLRKAYGPTNALDGAEFSIHPGEVVAVMGPSGSGKSTLLHCLAGIVTPDSGSIVYNGQEMATMNDAQRSALRRSEFGFVFQFGQLVPELTCVENVALPLRLNGTGRKEAERTALSWMERLEVDDLKGKRPGEISGGQGQRVAVARALVTSPRVLFADEPTGALDSFNGERVMDLLTEAARSTNAAVVLVTHEARVAAYSDREIVVRDGKSRDMERIV; encoded by the coding sequence ATGACCCCCGCAGGCTCCCTGCTCACGGCCCACGACCTGCGCAAGGCGTACGGCCCCACCAACGCCCTCGACGGCGCCGAGTTCTCCATCCACCCGGGCGAGGTCGTCGCCGTGATGGGCCCCTCCGGCTCCGGCAAGTCGACCCTCCTGCACTGCCTGGCCGGCATCGTGACACCGGACTCCGGGTCCATCGTCTACAACGGCCAGGAGATGGCGACCATGAACGACGCCCAGCGCAGCGCGCTGCGGCGCAGCGAGTTCGGGTTCGTGTTCCAGTTCGGGCAGCTCGTTCCCGAACTGACCTGCGTCGAGAACGTCGCCCTCCCGCTACGGCTCAACGGCACCGGGCGCAAGGAGGCCGAGCGAACCGCCCTGTCCTGGATGGAACGTCTGGAGGTCGACGACCTCAAGGGCAAGCGCCCGGGCGAGATATCCGGCGGCCAGGGACAGCGGGTCGCCGTCGCCCGGGCACTGGTCACCAGCCCGCGCGTACTCTTCGCGGACGAGCCCACCGGAGCACTCGACTCCTTCAACGGCGAACGCGTGATGGATCTGCTCACCGAGGCGGCCCGCTCGACCAACGCCGCCGTCGTCCTCGTCACGCACGAGGCACGGGTGGCCGCCTACTCGGACCGCGAGATCGTCGTACGCGACGGAAAGTCCCGAGACATGGAGCGGATCGTATGA
- a CDS encoding PadR family transcriptional regulator has protein sequence MSIGHTLLGLLESGPRHGYDLKRAFDEKFGHDRPLHYGQVYSTMSRLLKHGLVEVDGIEAGGGPERKRYAITDAGITDVQQWLATPEKPEPYLQSTLYTKVVLALLTHRDASEILDTQRSEHLRMMRILTDRKRKGDLADQLICDHALFHLEADLRWLELTAARLEKLAEAVTR, from the coding sequence ATGTCCATCGGTCACACCCTCCTAGGACTCCTGGAGTCCGGGCCCCGCCACGGATACGACCTGAAGCGGGCCTTCGACGAGAAGTTCGGTCACGACCGGCCGCTGCACTACGGCCAGGTCTACTCGACGATGTCGCGGCTGCTCAAGCACGGACTCGTCGAGGTCGACGGGATAGAGGCGGGCGGCGGCCCGGAGCGGAAGCGGTACGCGATCACCGACGCCGGGATCACCGACGTACAGCAGTGGCTCGCGACGCCGGAGAAGCCCGAGCCGTATCTGCAGTCGACCCTCTACACGAAGGTCGTCCTCGCGCTGCTCACCCACCGCGACGCGTCCGAGATCCTCGACACGCAGCGGTCCGAGCACCTGCGGATGATGCGCATCCTGACGGACCGCAAGCGCAAGGGCGACCTCGCCGACCAGCTGATCTGCGACCATGCCCTCTTCCACCTGGAGGCCGACCTGCGGTGGCTGGAGCTCACCGCCGCGCGCCTCGAAAAACTCGCCGAGGCGGTAACCCGATGA
- a CDS encoding SPFH domain-containing protein, translated as MPEHDSTPNGSTSGDSIPGDASALADVPRMPDPRVREFVAHSIGGGLALLLGLVGLLLGAGMIAAATTVAAGGAKAALIVPGILIGLAAFIAMCGLNTVAPGEARVVQLFGRYRGTIRQDGLRWVNPFTSRTKISTRVRNHETAVLKVNDAYGNPIELAAVVVWRVEDTAQATFEVDDFLEFVATQTEAAVRHIAIEYPYDAHEADGLSLRGNAEEITEKLAVELHARVEAAGVSIIESRFTHLAYAPEIASAMLQRQQAGAVVAARREIVDGAVGMVEAALARIAERDIVELDPERKAAMVSNLLVVLCGDRAPQPVLNTGSLYQ; from the coding sequence ATGCCGGAACACGACTCCACTCCCAACGGCTCGACTTCCGGCGACTCGATTCCCGGCGACGCCTCGGCTCTCGCGGATGTGCCGCGGATGCCCGATCCGCGGGTACGGGAGTTCGTCGCGCACAGCATCGGCGGCGGGCTCGCGCTGCTGCTCGGGCTGGTCGGGCTGCTGCTCGGCGCCGGCATGATCGCGGCCGCCACGACGGTCGCCGCCGGCGGGGCCAAGGCCGCGCTGATCGTCCCCGGCATCCTGATCGGCCTCGCCGCGTTCATCGCGATGTGCGGGCTGAACACGGTGGCGCCCGGTGAGGCGCGGGTCGTCCAGCTCTTCGGGCGGTACCGGGGGACGATCCGCCAGGACGGGCTGCGCTGGGTGAACCCCTTCACCTCCCGCACCAAGATCTCGACCCGGGTCCGCAACCACGAGACCGCCGTCCTCAAGGTCAACGACGCCTACGGCAACCCGATAGAGCTCGCCGCGGTCGTGGTCTGGAGGGTCGAGGACACCGCGCAGGCCACCTTCGAGGTCGACGACTTCCTGGAGTTCGTCGCCACACAGACCGAGGCGGCCGTACGGCACATCGCGATCGAGTACCCCTACGACGCCCACGAAGCGGACGGTCTCTCGCTGCGCGGCAACGCCGAGGAGATCACCGAGAAGCTCGCCGTCGAACTGCACGCGCGGGTGGAGGCGGCCGGGGTCTCGATCATCGAGTCGCGCTTCACGCATCTCGCGTACGCTCCCGAGATCGCCTCCGCGATGCTTCAGCGCCAGCAGGCCGGGGCGGTGGTCGCGGCGCGGCGGGAGATCGTGGACGGGGCGGTCGGGATGGTCGAGGCCGCGCTCGCCCGGATCGCCGAGCGGGACATTGTGGAGCTGGACCCCGAGCGGAAGGCGGCGATGGTGTCGAACCTGTTGGTGGTGCTGTGCGGCGACCGGGCTCCGCAGCCCGTCCTGAACACGGGGTCCCTCTACCAGTGA
- a CDS encoding transglycosylase domain-containing protein: protein MGRAEERRARQHGGRRAAAMPSSGGKPRRTGIRRFVNWKTILGTFLGFCLLGMGAFVVLYMVVSIPQGNAAATQQSNIYQYSDGSTLARTGKVNREIVGLDKVPKDVQKTFVAAENKSFYKDAGVDLKGTARGLINTLSGKGKQGGSTITQQYVKNFYLTQDQTVTRKLKELVIALKVDRQQTKDDILAGYINTSYYGRNSYGIQAAAQAYYGKDASELTVEQGAYLASLLQAPSQYDWGVATATGKRLVTARWNYTLNNMVEEGWLPAAKRATMKFPVPQDPKGVPGMEGQTGYLVDAANSALAHRLVAKGAAANYEDAKALVDAGGWTITLNIDKKKQTQLEVAVKTKLTGKLDAKKRRVDGDVEAGAASVDPKTGKVVAMYGGEDYFKHYVNNATRPDYQPASTFKPLIFAAALEEQAKTQDGQDITADTVYDGTSGRSVEGSSIGFAPPNEDDQNYGDVTVQTAMNKSINSVFAQMGVDVGMDEVLKVAGKLGMDTKGVQAVPAQTLGTMGASPLEMAGIYATLDNHGRKVTPAVVASAEHKDSRVDFPNPIGDQVISPRAADTVTSVLTGVVNDGTAQVSVAQAVDRNDQQVAGKTGTSDNNKSAWFTGYTPNLVTSVGLFGEVPKDRKDSAGKVVKQGTQVSLKGAAGGGRVNGGGFPAQIWAAYTFNAMGSVTTFDLDTTQGAAMEPTTTPTLSETPSETPSQTPTTEPPTSEPPTTSAPPTPTSEPPTTPATTPPTTPAETPTDEITPEDPFNPNNQQ from the coding sequence ATGGGACGAGCGGAAGAGAGACGAGCGCGGCAGCACGGTGGCCGCCGCGCGGCGGCCATGCCCTCGTCCGGAGGAAAGCCCCGCCGCACCGGCATACGCCGGTTCGTGAACTGGAAGACGATCCTCGGCACCTTCCTGGGATTCTGTCTGCTCGGCATGGGCGCCTTCGTCGTGCTCTACATGGTGGTGTCCATACCCCAGGGCAATGCGGCCGCCACGCAGCAGAGCAACATCTACCAGTACAGCGACGGCAGCACGCTCGCCCGAACCGGCAAGGTCAACCGCGAGATCGTCGGCCTGGACAAGGTGCCCAAGGACGTCCAGAAGACCTTCGTCGCCGCGGAGAACAAGTCCTTCTACAAGGACGCCGGCGTCGACCTCAAGGGCACGGCCCGCGGTCTGATCAACACCCTGTCCGGCAAGGGCAAGCAGGGTGGTTCGACGATCACCCAGCAGTACGTCAAGAACTTCTACCTCACCCAGGACCAGACCGTCACGCGCAAGCTGAAGGAACTGGTCATCGCGCTGAAGGTGGACCGTCAGCAGACCAAGGACGACATCCTCGCGGGCTACATCAACACCAGCTACTACGGCCGCAACTCCTATGGCATCCAGGCGGCGGCCCAGGCGTACTACGGCAAGGACGCGAGCGAGCTCACGGTCGAGCAGGGCGCGTACCTCGCCTCGCTGCTCCAGGCCCCGAGCCAGTACGACTGGGGTGTTGCCACGGCCACCGGCAAGCGGCTGGTCACGGCCCGCTGGAACTACACCCTCAACAACATGGTCGAGGAGGGCTGGCTGCCCGCCGCCAAGCGCGCGACCATGAAGTTCCCGGTCCCGCAGGACCCCAAGGGCGTGCCCGGCATGGAGGGCCAGACCGGCTATCTGGTGGACGCGGCCAACAGCGCGCTGGCCCACCGGCTGGTGGCCAAGGGTGCCGCCGCCAACTACGAGGACGCCAAGGCGCTGGTCGACGCGGGCGGCTGGACGATCACGCTCAACATCGACAAGAAGAAGCAGACGCAGCTGGAAGTCGCCGTCAAGACGAAGCTCACCGGCAAGCTCGACGCCAAGAAGCGCAGGGTCGACGGTGATGTCGAGGCCGGTGCCGCGTCCGTCGACCCCAAGACCGGCAAGGTCGTGGCGATGTACGGCGGCGAGGACTACTTCAAGCACTACGTGAACAACGCGACCCGCCCCGACTACCAGCCCGCCTCCACCTTCAAGCCGCTGATCTTCGCGGCGGCCCTGGAGGAGCAGGCCAAGACGCAGGACGGCCAGGACATCACGGCGGACACGGTCTACGACGGCACCAGCGGTCGCTCCGTCGAGGGCAGCAGCATCGGCTTCGCGCCGCCCAACGAGGACGACCAGAACTACGGCGACGTCACCGTCCAGACCGCGATGAACAAGTCCATCAACTCCGTCTTCGCGCAGATGGGCGTCGACGTCGGCATGGACGAGGTCCTCAAGGTCGCCGGCAAGCTCGGCATGGACACCAAGGGCGTGCAGGCGGTGCCCGCGCAGACCCTCGGCACCATGGGCGCGAGCCCGCTGGAGATGGCGGGGATCTACGCGACCCTCGACAATCACGGTCGCAAGGTCACCCCGGCCGTCGTCGCCTCGGCCGAGCACAAGGACAGCCGGGTCGACTTCCCGAACCCGATCGGCGACCAGGTCATCAGCCCCCGGGCGGCCGATACGGTCACCTCGGTGCTCACCGGCGTGGTCAACGACGGTACGGCCCAGGTCTCGGTGGCCCAGGCGGTCGACCGCAACGACCAGCAGGTCGCCGGCAAGACGGGTACGTCCGACAACAACAAGTCGGCCTGGTTCACCGGGTACACGCCGAACCTGGTCACCTCGGTCGGTCTGTTCGGAGAGGTCCCCAAGGACCGCAAGGACAGCGCCGGCAAGGTGGTCAAGCAGGGTACGCAGGTCTCCCTGAAGGGCGCCGCGGGCGGCGGCCGTGTCAACGGCGGCGGCTTCCCGGCCCAGATTTGGGCGGCGTACACCTTCAACGCGATGGGCAGCGTCACCACCTTCGACCTGGACACCACCCAGGGCGCGGCGATGGAGCCCACCACCACGCCGACGCTCAGCGAGACGCCGAGCGAGACGCCGTCGCAGACCCCGACCACCGAGCCGCCGACGAGCGAGCCGCCCACCACCAGCGCGCCGCCGACCCCGACGTCCGAGCCCCCGACCACCCCGGCGACGACGCCCCCGACCACTCCGGCGGAGACCCCGACCGACGAGATCACACCAGAGGACCCGTTCAACCCGAACAACCAGCAGTAA
- a CDS encoding NucA/NucB deoxyribonuclease domain-containing protein, translated as MHRMTDKVQQEHNRNTICNKTGVGKWTAHPDATGDTQGVQCDEFPFAATQESGGIPTPVVNGGICAQLFAQKQDDGTWRLFDDDGYDPPTWKEICGRASMPGKQNGDAGRGPGLSGFFTKARVQNGGAFYMEVPQMEGCNPDDVCVIRP; from the coding sequence ATGCACCGCATGACGGACAAGGTTCAGCAGGAACACAACCGCAACACGATCTGCAACAAAACCGGCGTCGGCAAGTGGACGGCCCACCCGGACGCCACCGGGGACACCCAGGGAGTGCAGTGCGACGAGTTCCCCTTCGCCGCCACCCAGGAGAGCGGGGGAATACCCACACCGGTCGTCAACGGAGGGATCTGCGCGCAGCTCTTCGCGCAGAAGCAGGACGACGGCACCTGGCGCCTCTTCGACGACGACGGGTACGACCCGCCCACGTGGAAGGAGATCTGCGGGCGTGCTTCCATGCCGGGCAAGCAGAACGGAGACGCGGGAAGAGGCCCGGGACTGTCGGGCTTCTTCACGAAGGCACGGGTGCAGAACGGCGGGGCGTTCTACATGGAGGTTCCGCAGATGGAGGGATGCAATCCCGATGACGTCTGCGTCATCCGTCCCTGA